From the genome of Phlebotomus papatasi isolate M1 chromosome 2, Ppap_2.1, whole genome shotgun sequence:
agctatatctgatttaaatttgaaagagtaagaggtgaaatttcaatcgattgaattttactcaattgaaaaggtgtatcAGCTCGCCATTAGAAAAGTTCtcaaaattttacactttttgatTACTTATGtagtagggcgtttcaactaggaaaaaatttttttggcactattctcacggtgctgtatttgatgagacaagaaagtttttcttctacgaccatatgatcagacgctgtttagaggtggctgaacgaccctctctgtagaacaaatttctgattttaccggattttacactacagagagggtcgttcagccacctctaaacagcgtctgatcatatggtcgtagaagaaaaactttcttgtctcatcaaatacagcaccgtgagaatagtgccaaaacaatgttttcctagttgaaacgccctattaTGTAGTTTTGTTAGAAGTTAAGAATCACAAAATAGATTTagtgttgaaatttttatggaaaaagggactaactcaagcaagttgagttctttttattctaatttCAGGAATTGCAATTAtctttttattgcttaataTAGATGTAATTTAGACACAAGACAGAGACACAAGTAAAGAAACGCTGAGAAGATTTGCAAGCACTCAAGCAATCATTCAAAACTTTAAAGCGCGGttggttcacttttttttatttttacaatttcttcgAAATGGtggaaaatattgagaaaaaacttATTGACCGAATAAAACAAATGAGGGcttattcgcttcaatattaaATGCTCTTCttttttaactaaaatattTGTTGTAAACCTATTAATATAACTTGTGTAGAatggaaaagtcaaaattttatcttaaaaatgcatattttttttaaacaataaaaaagaaaacttttttgttgttgaaagaagacttgttctgattgtcgctctctgtgcaaaAACACAAAACTTCTTGgaattacgtaccaagcgaacaggagtctgttcaatcactttcattgAGAATACCAGCACTAGAATTTTTTATGCCGTTTTGTTTTATTCCTTTCACTGATTACAAAGGCagatataataaaattgtaaatcatttgtaatatttctttagaaatattttggatttttatataatattttcttatattattaaaatgattaattttggtaaatttttagagttttcaaatttttataaatattgcgTATTGAAATAATTGCGATATGATCATTGCTGGAGAATTGAAAGGTGAAATCGATTAGTTGATGCATTGTCAGCCGGGTGGACATCTCCCATTTtcggaaaatagaaaaaattgtaaacaaataaacgaaataaacaaaaatgacTTCCTTGGAAGACAAAATTCTGGGTGAAAAGTCCCAAAATTACTGCAGCAGTGACGAGGAGGAGGAAGCAAATCCCATCCAGGTTGTCCGTGATGAGGAAGGAAGTGGGAAGGATTTCTGTCCTCCAAGTGGCACGGGAAATACTGGCCCCAAGGGAGTCATCACAGACTGGAGGGAGTACAGGAAGATGCTGGCTGAAGCCCGGACAGCCGAGGAGCAGGAACGTGTGAAACAACTGACGCAGGCATCAAAGGTGGGCAAGACAAAGGCAGAAGATGAGAAGGCACGGGCAGATGCTGAATTGGAGGCAGAATTGGCTGAGCTGATGAATGATGAGAGTATCTTGGAGTTCCAACGACAGAGAATCCTCGAGATCACGGCCAAAGTGGGGACTAGGAATGTCTTTGGGCACGTGATTGAGCTGAAGAGCGGAGATGACTTCCTGGAAGCTGTGGAGAATGAGCAATATTCCACGGTCATTGTTCACATTTTCGAGAACACCGTTCCAGCCTGTCGGAGGCTCAACGAATGCCTCGAGGAGCTGGCCAAGGAGATGCCTACGATCAAATTCTGCCGGATTCTCAGTTCAGACGCCAAAGTGAGCCTCAAATTTCGCAGCACTGCCCTTCCCACGATCTTGGCGTACAAAAAGAATCAGATTATTGGGAATTTTGTGCAACTTGGGAACGAGCTGGGAGATGACTTCTGCTCCTCAGACATTGAGAACTTCCTCATTGAGCAGGGAGTCATAGTGGAGAAGGAGATTCAGTATAATTCTTTATCtgttaaataaaacaaagaaaagatTCTCAAGGAAGTGCCTTGTACTTTATTTATCTCCTTCCGGGAGTGGACAGGAAAGCATCTTAAGCCCCAGCGATGGTCACCTCGATCACTACACCCGGCTCAATGTTGATTGACGTGATCTGTTTGACGATCTCCGACGGGGAATGCAGATCGATGATCCTTTTGTGGATTCGCATCTGAAATTGGaagatttttcatgaaaattccctTCCTGCGACCAAGAAAGTCCAATGTCGTGCCCTCGTGGAGACCATCCAGGGCTAGGATAAACCCAAGACAGCACTATGAACCAGGCACATTTACTCTTCGGCTAACTaaaagaaatcccagatccagGAACGATTTTCCTAGTCCGGGGCGCGGTTGCCgtggcaaaaaaaaaccttccaactAACCTGGAATCGATCCCAGGTCTTTGAACCTTCACCGCAGGGTGTCTTCCTGGTGGTGATCCTCAGGATTTTGGTTGGCATCCGGACTGGACCctgaaaaaagcaatttttaagtaaacataacctcactttgtgCCTTCCGAAAACTGTCTTTCCCGCCCTCTTTCCACCCTCGGCCCAAAAAGTTAGACTCTGAGGGTACGTACGAGGGTGAAAAAACATTCATTTAGCATCTGTTAAACAAGGAAACTCCCAAGAGCACCAGAGTATCCCCCAGGACAGAATGCCTTGGCAATAAAGTCCTCTTTCCGGAACTTATATCTCACCTTTACTCGCAGTTTCTGCTTCTTGGCGCCAGTCACGAGATCAGCACACACCTTCTCCAGTGATCGCACATTCCTGGAGGTCAGGGTGATGCGGATCCGATGGACTGAAGCGACCTCAGCCTGGGGCTTTTCGATGTCTTTTCCAACAGCTGCAGCAGCCTGCAAGACACGTGGATATATTTACTCTCGCATAACTCCCAGAAAATAGCCAATATCAACCAAACGGCAGCATTGATTTGTGGCCAGAAGCATCATCTGCAGCTTACCATGATGTAATTGTTGTCTTCTGGTCGAGATAGTTGATTTTTTGGCGAAAATTCCAACCAGCGCTGAACCAGACGATTTCAACACCACGAGATTTTCTCGCAAAAAGGGCCGCCAGATGGCCAAAATGGCGGCACTTTTGCTCAGTTTTCCGGAAAAccaaccccatagcaaaattccgcaaaaattccaatggaaaacttgcgtccaaatggctaaattcgctggaatttgacgctaaaattccactaagttttcctatggaatttaaagccggaaattccatggaaatcatagtgctccatggaatttactagtacgacatgctggaattccagcgttaaattccgcggtattccgcggaagatttatatggaaactcacacgtgaaacgtccgcgggataagctggaaaaaacatatggaaatttccactatctttccatagtgttttatatggatttttccactagttttctgaaatgtcaaacaaataaaatggtattgcggcaacttttagaatttgtttccaaaccttccgcaaacacttctagtgattcatgtggcaattataatataattaattatgcgacactgcgtttcgtgtagataataatgaagtgattacattaaataggtcgccaacctaaaataatactgtttttatgttaaataataaatattttcgaaaaaattatttttttttacaaaatatttttttattgcttaaagtgttaattcgttattgctgatttagtaaaacatattataatcctcgtaatctttgctatttctttaatattcggaagtaaaatcacgaggtgcatgtgacagcttcattttttctccattttattttggtggaaaaatccacataaattccacgagcatttccatggatgtattctatatgaaaaatccagcataaatccattaaattttccttggaacctattatggaaaattcctatggaattttttaaggcaaatagtggaaaattccgaggattttttcgcttgttattcctattccgctttcttttgctatggggaaggCGTTTCTTGAGTtccgaaaaataattttgaaacggTTTTCCGTTATGTTAAAGTTAAGCGTTAAGGCATTTGCACACTGaaagcaatttttgtaaaaaaaaatgattttttaacactttaaaacccgagtcaaaaaatcacgtaaaataccaaattggcataaaatgccagtgtagatattctccacaaaaaaccaaattttcaagtttttttttccgtaagacttctacagcagttTGAGGActcgtaaattattttttgaataaatattttcccaattttcttgtcaattttttataaattttgtgaaaatggacaaaaaattccaaagtgaatttttacagattttcgtagaaaaaagccaatttctattgaatttcctttttcttaGCAATTTGGTAAGGATCTTAGAACACATGacatatctatatattttcctgtaaaattttcaaattctcattaatttgcgctttttgtttaataaaattttatgtgaagttGCAATAGGAAttcggaaaagaaaaataagacgtaaagtgaattttcaccttatttttctctgtagtaccactttacaacaattttaggtcttatattatttaattttttataattatttttttacattttcacgtattttttaagattttttcgaatcgtgacaaaattcaaaaaatggtaacattttttaggttatgtagaataaaccattcaaatgtccatttcggatacaaactccatataaaaaaggtggcattttacgccaattcggtattctacgcccattttttggttttttcccaattttttaaataataaaaaagttatcaactattttttgaactaaacgaaagctaattaaattctctacacattcgtgttatcactttagcataatattgaatagaattcctactatgaagctccaaacttaaaattggagtaaaatgccactttgggttttaaagtgttaaagaaaattttattaggaAAGAGATATGAATAATTatttacagctgaatgttgaatcgaagtgtaaagataattcgaggatgatccaccgttttctaatgtttgaacgagaaatagaataaatttaaacagtggattaacatttaactctttcgcgtctttagggtcatatatgacccggggaaaaaagtttctttttggctatttacattaattgaaatctaactggagtcttgagaaaatgagccaagaatcttacatccttctattatgatgtcgtgcacgaacagatagatttcaattaatgtaaatactcaaaaaaaaacttttttccccgagtcatgacattaggacattaccctaaagacgcgaaagagttaagccaaaaattaaacCCCCGATTTCAGAGGtgtaatttttggcttaaagatggaataaacctgtccacatctatccgtaaattcttcccgaaaatactgttaaatttatttaaaaaaaaaataaggctttcactctatttacagcttcttaaaaagccaattttgcctgaaataaaaagaatcatCCACCATACGCGACTTCAATGAGTCGACAAAGTCCTCAACTTGCAATTAAACTcgaaatttgaattctcaagtaatctgtaaaggtaataattgaaataattccttaagaacaAAATCAAGAATATAAAGAAGTATGTCATAATTTGctgaaaaattgcatatttttatttaagaaatattttcacacttcgactttttataattttttcagtgttttatggtgaatttctaaaaaaaaattcaacaaattcatattatttatgaaataattgaccgtATGATGTTAAATCATTtgctaaatattattgcaaatgtaaataaattgttcCACTGGTCGACTTACGAATCCCAGGCTCAGGGTGGTCGAGTCAAGGATACTTTACCCAGGgttgagctaaaataaaagccgaagtgaatttggtggtacCCATTCAGATTCTTCGAACTGCCGCGagaattcacgtagagaaaatgagaggtttttaatgttaaaattgtttaattccttatgGTGTCtatgtctacacactagaagcaattctcgttaaaaattttatttttttaaaaaattctgacgttgcTGCCTActaggataggggaaattttctctaaaaaggcattttttaaagaaatttctactagtgtgtagaggccatagagttaagtcattttcacaagaaaatcctttttataatttagttgaatacagctatttgggttaattgtaaaTACTTGTCGATaaatacaacaaaaacattgggatgaaattttgagctggaagactcatattgtCATATTCTTTTAAGCTGTCTCataattcaggataggtttgagaaaaatccttttgtacaacactattttggttaataagcaATGCAAAAGTACGTATTACGAGAAGAAACAAAACCTGCTAATAAGCATAAATTagagaacaaaatattttttcgcattttagagattttttgcaaccacaacgccgccagacgtttgtcaagtgaattatttatgtctctatctctctcgcggttgaattgcgcgcgatttaataactttccatttgaagttaTATTTGCATTCAATTTCCTCATAtatctgcaagattcaagtaaaaaggCGTGTAGTGAAGAGCTACCCGTCTTCTGACatagatatcaagaagacaatttctttttatgtgagtttttctttatattatgtctttttgacgcaaatatattcatcgtgGCACCGTAAATAAGCGGAATTAGTGTTactgcaatttccattagaattatcaaaacaaaatttccgatattacacaaCTTTTGACGAGCACAGGTTTGCTTCACcttatttatgtaaatttaaaataaaaattatggtaAAAGactcaaatatatattttttttaactgagtatgccaggggcatgacatttcctatgtttcccatatgtttctagcgagctgaaaaagtttttgagtttattagctgttttctgtcattgcagactgattttgtaaaaaaaaatactaatacaaaataaaagccaattcaataacgaagaggcaaccgaaaaccctaaattggcaatctacgtagttttggagatatctcatgaaatgtgtacgaaaatagggaaaaaattacactaaaactggtcgcatttttcagagctaatgtcacccccgtGGAGTATGcttatgtcctggacacacttacgactaaagtccagagatgact
Proteins encoded in this window:
- the LOC129802133 gene encoding 40S ribosomal protein S20, whose product is MAAAAVGKDIEKPQAEVASVHRIRITLTSRNVRSLEKVCADLVTGAKKQKLRVKGPVRMPTKILRITTRKTPCGEGSKTWDRFQMRIHKRIIDLHSPSEIVKQITSINIEPGVVIEVTIAGA
- the LOC129802132 gene encoding phosducin-like protein — its product is MTSLEDKILGEKSQNYCSSDEEEEANPIQVVRDEEGSGKDFCPPSGTGNTGPKGVITDWREYRKMLAEARTAEEQERVKQLTQASKVGKTKAEDEKARADAELEAELAELMNDESILEFQRQRILEITAKVGTRNVFGHVIELKSGDDFLEAVENEQYSTVIVHIFENTVPACRRLNECLEELAKEMPTIKFCRILSSDAKVSLKFRSTALPTILAYKKNQIIGNFVQLGNELGDDFCSSDIENFLIEQGVIVEKEIQYNSLSVK